catacatacatatatacatacatatatatatatatacatatatatatatatatatatatatatatatatatatatatatatatatatatatatatatacatatatatatatatatacatatatatatatatatatatatatatatatacatatatatatatatatatatatatatatatacatatatatatatatatatatatatatatatatatatatacatatatatatatatatatatacatatatatatatatatatatatatatatatatacatatatatatatatatatatatatatatatatatatatatatatatatatgtatatatatatatatatatatagatacatacatacatacatacatatatatatatatatatatatatatatacacatacatatatacatacatacatacatatatacatacatacatatatatatatatatttatatatatatatatatatatatatatatatatatatatatatatatatatatatatttatatatatatatatatatatatatacacactatatatatatatatatatatatatatatatatatatatatatatatatatatatatgtatatatgtatatctatatatatatattatatatatgtatatatgtatatatgtatatctatatatatatatatatatatatatatatatatatatatatatatgtatatatatatatatatatatgtatatatatatatatatatatatatatatatatatatgtgtgtgtgtgtgtgtgtgtgtgtgtgtgtgtgtgtgtgtgtgtgtgtgtgtgtgtgtgtgtgtgtgtgtgtgtgtatatatatatatatatgtatatatatatatatgtatatatatatatatatatatatatatatatatatatatatatatatatgtatgtaattatctatatatatgtatatatatatatatatatatatatatatatataattatatatatatatatatatatatatatatatatatatatatatatatatatatatatatatatatatatatatatatatacatatatatatatatatatatatatatatatatatatatatgtacatatatatatatatatatatatatatatatatatatatatatatgtatatatatatatatatatatatatatatatatatatatatatatatatatatatatataattatatatatatatatatatatatatatatatatatatatatatgtatatatatatatatatatatatatatatatatatatatatatatatttatatatatatatatatatatatatatatatatatatatatatatatatatatatatatatatatatacatatatatttatatatataattatatatatatatatatatatatatatatatatatatatatatatatatatatatatatatatatatatatatatatatatatgtatgtatgtatgtatgtatgtatgtatgtatgtatgtatgtatattgaCCTTAGTAGAGAGATGGGGGATAGATTACTCGGTATATAATTGTTCAATGTGGTCTTATGTTGTATGCTTTGTTTAGTGGGCCGATAGCGCTATTAATTGCTTTTATGTTTAAgttgttttttaaaagttatataTGAGATTGTAAAGTATTGTTTAATGGTAAATCAAGGAGTATGGACAACGGAAAAGCACCCGTTGAACCCCGTATCCCAGAGGAGGAGTGAAAGGGACCGAATTTTGACCCGGTGCCTATTTGGAGGGAGGTTTCAGCGTAGACTTATGGATTATAAGGGATGATTTGAGTCTCTTTGAATGTAGGGAACGAATGAAGATGATCCAAGCTAAAGTGGATAGGGTTTGTCACAATTAAGAATCTGACCTGAATAAGTTTGAGCGTCTTTCATCAAGTAGGGGGGACTGAAATATTACGAGGGGAGCCAATTAGGGTAAAACAATAAGAGAGAACTTTGAATCGTGACGTTCCACCGGCTGACAAACTATTGAGGAACCGTTGGAGGAGGAAGAACCATTAGTACCTACTTAGCCCGAACTAGCTTCAAAACCATAGGAGGAGGAATTTGTACCTCAGCCCCGTTGGATGATCTAGTTGACCGCGTTGACCTAGAACCAGATTTCCCTGATGAGGAAGAAGAGatggaagaggaagaagatctCGTGCCCATGAACAACAGACCGAGAGGTGTCTAGGAATGGGAATCAAAGCTGGAGATGACATTAAGATGTGGGAACATCTAATGCCTAGATCAATAGTCTTACCTGATTTCGAGGGCGAGGCCAAGCTTAACAGACCTCTAGAGAAGTTGGGTAATACTACTGGACCTATGCCTTTTGATGGGAATGCTAATATTGCGGATGGTTTAAGGAGGAGGATTCCGAGAAGGACCCCGATGAAGATCTGAATGAGGACCCAAAAGAAGACCTTTATGAAGACTCTTGGGAGGATGATGAGGAGGATCGAGTGGAGGATTTCATGTCTTAGTGTAGTAGTGATTCTGTAGATGACTGGAGTATCGATGAAGATTTTCTGCATTCTAATTACTAGGAACACCATGAATCTATGTATGCAAATCGATAGATGTTTTGatatttcatttatatattacaaATCTTTGAATAATGTAACCCTAGAGGTTGTAGTCgcttaattttacttttaaccTTGTACGTTTTATGTAAGAAATTGAAGTTTTGAATTGGTTATGAAATATGATATTTCAATAATCTTTATGTGCCGGTATCTATAACATCTTTGTGTATTGAACGTTCTAAGTTCTAGTCCTTGTAACAAATGTGTTCACCTAAAAAAAAAGTCTTAGAGACGTTAGTCCCTAGTTATTTAGATTTTAGGGAAATTCTATATGGTAACcttgaggttttgggttttccgcgtggtaaccaaaacttttaaaaaatctacgcggtaaccctgaggtttactAAATTGTTACACcttgacctttttgcacataaaacgttaacAAAACGTCAGCAAACATTAATTTTGAAGCTTTAAGGCTGTTGTGCCATTAGATTCAACATTTTCCCCCAAtatataaaccctaactctagcATTTTTGGATTTGGGGGAAAAAATATGATATGGATGAAAGATGGTACAGTTGTGAGTTATGTTTTGGGGATAAAGGTTAAAGTGATGACATTTGAAATGGTAAGTCTCATAAATCGGCATACAACAGCTTTAAAGCTTCAAAACTAACATTTGCTAAcgtttttatgtgcaaaacggtcacggtggaacaattaCGTAATCTTCAGGGTCACCACCtagtttttaaatgttttgtttaccacatggaaaacccaaaaccttagtgttaccacgtggaatttccctaGATTTTATTATTACCCtatgtatttcatttgttaGTATATCTTTTGCTGTTTAAGTGATTTCCATGTCACATGATTTGGAAGATGTTGTCAATTTgatttattatatatagattattACCCTCATTTTTGTTTACAATGGGCATATGTGTTTTCTTTAACAGTTGCATTATTagttataatatgttataagcTTTGTATATACCATGAATGTGTATAGTACCAAAAAACACTTACCGTTTACTAGAATATTTAACGTCAAATAAGTGTCTGATAAAGACAATCACTATGAGTAAACGGACTAGCTATAACAAACCTAAAATTAGAACCCTAAAATTAGAAAACTAGTTAAGGGAATTCGATAGTATTCGGGTATTTTAGCGCCTTGAGGAGTTGAGGGTGAGTCGAGTCAAGCCGCTCTCAATCTCACTAACGATGCAGATTAGTAGGGGGCTAGTAGGAAGGATAAGTCCAATGATTTTACTCGTTTCACGAAGGAAAGTTTAATAGTAGATCAATATTATCTAAAATTCTTAGAGTACCTAAAGTATTTTCTAGAAGATGTGCCGACACAGGACAAGAAAATGCAAAGATTTGAGTTGAGTTTGTCGCACGAGATACAGAAAAACATTGAAAGTGACCGATATGATACCCTTAAATGGATGTACCAGAGGGTAGCCTAAGTGACAAATGTCCTCagtaaagagaaagaaaaggagaAGATAGAGGTAGGAGAGAAACGAAAATAGGTAAAGAGTCAACCTGCTACTTCTTGGTCAAACTTCAATCAATGCGACAAGTTTTATAAAGACGTATTCTTGAAAATTTGAAAGTAGTTTTTCCTAGTAACCTATATGTGTTAAACATGAAGGGCTTAGATGTAATTTGGAATGAATTGGTTAGGAAGGTATAAAGCTACTATTGAATGTAGAAAGTAGCGGGTAGTGTTGAAATGACCATTCTGGGAAGATGCGAGAAATCGGACGTACGTAAGGGGTGTAGATCGAACTAGTGTTAACTTTAAACTTACAAAAGTTGGTAAGAAAGGAGTATCTCTTGTATTTGTGTAATATTAGCCTAGAGGAGAAGAAAGAACTAAACCCTAATGATATCGCTGAAGTGGGTGAGTTCGTGGACGTGTTCCTTGAAGAAATTCCTGGTGTGACACCTCAATGGGAGATCGATTTGACAATCGACATGGTGCTAGGAACGAGACCAATTTCTAAGGCCCCATACCGCATAGCTTCAAAGGAGATGAAAGAACTAAATTCTTAGTTGCAAGAACAGTTGGGTACAATCAGTTGAGAATCTCAGACGTACACATCCATAAAAAGACTTTTAGGATACGATATGAAAACTTTGAGTTCagcgtgatgccttttgggttaacaaatgccCCGAACGCTTTtatgtgtttgatgaatcaagTGTTTGATACTTACCTAGATAAGTTTGTAGTGGTCTTTATGGATGACATATTAGTTTATTCCAAGGATCAGTCTAATCATGAGGAACAACTACGTTTTGTTTTACAAAATCTTTGAGAACACAAATTTTATTCAAACTTATCAAAGTGTGAGTTCTGGTTGGAGAAGTGTCATTTTTGGGACATTTCATTTCTAAAGAGGGTACTTTGGTAGATCCAAAAAAATGGAGGCAATGCGGAGCTGGTCGTCGCCAAAGAACGTCATAGAAATGAGAAGTTTCTTGGGCTTGGCTGGATACTATCGTCAATTTGTTCAGGATTTCTCTCGTATTGCTCGACCAATGACTTATCTGATAAAGAAGGAGAGGCTAACTACAACCCCTGTTCATATGCTACCTAACCTTAAGTTGGATAATTCAATTTATAGCGATGTGAGAAAGAAAGGGTTAGGATGCATGCTTATGCAAGATCACAAGGTGATTGTGTATCATTCACATCAATTGAAAACACACGAGGTTAAGTATCCTTCTCACAATTTGGAGTTAGCATCCATTGTTTCCGCTCTCATGATATGGCGACATTATTTGTATTGAGTAAAATATAgtacactgatcatcagagtttGAAATATCTCTACATGCAGAGTGACCAAAACATACGGCAACATCGGTGGTTGGAAATGATGACGGATTATGATTTTGAGTTTGTATACCATAAGGCGCGAGCTAATTTCGTTGCTGATGCGTTGAGCAGGAAATCTAGTCATACCTTGGCTACTTTGAGTGGGGTTGAAGAGTTAAATGGAGATTTTACTAGGTTAAATTTGGAGGTTATACAGGAAAGCGAGTTGCAATATTGTGTTAGCGCTTTGGCTATACAACTCTCGTTTTTGGAAGAAATCCCAAGTTTGCAGGATAAAGACCCAAAACTGGTGAAGCTAAAAGAGCAGGCTTGTGTGGGAAAAGCCGAGGGATTCTTTATTCATGAGGATGGAGGTTTGAGGTTCAACCGATTGTGTTGCCGATGGGGGAACCGACTTTGAAGGAGCGCATTTTTGGATGGAGCTCATAGATCAAAGTTTTCTATTCACCTTGTGGGAGGTCGGATGTATCATGATCCCAAGCTTATGTTTAAGTGGTCGGGAATGAAGAAGGACATCGCTGAGTAAGTTTCGTTTGCACAAATGATCAGGTGGTTAGCTTCAACCTTTGGCGATTTCGGTGTGGAATAGGGATAATATATCGATGGATTTCATTGTGGGTTTGCCTCAAACAATGTCAGGGAATGATGCCTTATGGGCAATGGTGTATCGGTTCATAAAGTATGCATTCTTCTCTATGAATTGCCGTTGGGAGTTGGAACAATTGGCTTATGCTTATATTAAGTAAGTTGTACGGTTTCATGGTGTGCCTCGTACAATTGTGTCTGATCGAGATACTTCGTAACATTTCTGTAAGACGTTACAGCAGCCTATAGGTACATTGCTGTATAGTACGTTGTTTCACCTGTAGATTGACAAACGGGAGAACGAGTCAGATTTTAGAAGATATGTGACGCACTATTGCAATGGAGTGTTAAGGGTCGTGGGAAGAACATTTGGATCTAGAGCTTCTAGGTAGAACCTCTCCCTTAATTTAttcaagaaatcttcccatctcAAACTTGTGGGTTGTGCTGCTCCACCAGCAGATGTGGAGGTAGATGAGACATCCTTTAAGGCTCTCTACCAAAGTTCTGCAGATCGCACTAAATAAAATTCCGCAAGCTTAATCTTAAGATTTTGTATGCAGTTCACCACCTCAAGGATTTTCTCGGTTTCATTGATcaatcttcaaggacaactggatctgtagcaACATCGTAGGTCTTAGGCATGTGTGTAGCAAGCCTTTTGAAGAACTTAGTCTCGTCATGCACACTAGCATATTGGTTGGCTATGAGctggactaattgagcattggtctcttgCATGACTCTAAGTCGCTCGGTTAAGATATTCAACTAGGCTTGGGGATCCATTCCTTCCCCGATTTCCTCTTGGTTCCAGCCATGAAGTAATAACTAAATAATAGTTCTTCCTTTAAGAAAAATTGATATGCACATGCATAACACTCTTTCTTAACTCTTATTGACTTAGTAACTTACTAACTTAATCAATTTCTATCCCATTAGATAACTTGTTTAACAGTTTCAATACTTTTAATGACGACTTTACCCTCAACATAATTTACCATCATGCTTAGGCAACTCAGCCACATAATTATATCATCACTTGCTTACTAGGAACCTTTAAGACTTCTAATTTACCAACGGTACTTAGTCAATAATCTTATTTAAATTAGACTTACAgcttaaatcctttctttattaataatccttaaatttaagtttatttcctAATTACTTTCATTAGTTACTCCAAACTTCAACTTCTCTAAGTTAAACTAGTTAtctaatttttcaaatattttagacaagcttctactgccttggctctgataccaagtgtaacCACCTCGAATTTTGAAGGCCAACACTAACTAGAATTTAGTGTTAATCAAGTAGAAGCTTAATTTTTCCAACACAactaaggggttacttaaagggtAAACCAATGTCCAAGTAGAATACTTGAActaaaaccaaagcaatataacagaagtcttaactgtcaAGACTAAAGGAAAATTTCAACCAAAtcaaaataagtccaaagttcaaattacaccTTAAAATAGTCCAAATCTAAATAAGTGAattaatagtctctcaaatacagtgcaaagatctaaacaaaagggagtcatactccaactcgggttcatcttccgctcgcatatccattctccatcgaggtgccataggggtttactctaaaaacaaaaccattggaaaaaaacatacaaagcatagttacagcaaaaaggctgagtgtaaacacactagtgtcggtcaaacaagttattaatcattttgatttgagtaatttcattttgaaagatgttttttcatttgataaatcatattatcattcaaacccaGTTAAATTGGTTTATAGTAATTCCaagttctcatttttcatcataaattatAAGATCTTAATGGattcaaatcaatttcaaactcatatcataagatTGCATGgaactctgtgagtcatcctatGACTAGTTTGGTAATCGTTCTACCGTctgcgacatgtccggcaagtgttaCACAATGGTATTATGAAAAATACACGTTCAGCATTAGAGttgtttaatcatgcacacaacatttgctatggcatatgtacccgccatttaggctaaaacatttttgtatataatatatattttgtaatttcaaatagcatttgaaaagtcaaaaatattaactttttctatATGATacacatcttttatttgcaacatagcaTTTGAAAAGTCAAATCATAATCTTTCCCACACgagtaaaacatgcttagcataatcatatcttCAAACATAACcgttgtattatattggggcatcactagcatgtatggaaatgcatcgtaacaaaaagtgattaatattcaatacgatttttcaaggaaaccaTTAAAGTGTTTCGTTTCAAttcttcttaaagtaaatataacttaaagagttttgaaattcattcaaaacaactagaatatagtTCATAAGTCCATAAAATCATTatcacagaagatttcataaaatactattttcttaaatacgaaatagttttgctggtaataaaatcgataattggtttacaaaatacatattaattctccaaataggcccaaattaatcatgtcattataataccttatttaaaatgaatttaaggttgtcccatcagattataattagttttgccaatttataacgattttacgattattttcgacaatttaggtatttactgttatttaaatgatgtcttaaatccgtaaaatttataaaccatctaagttaaaattattttatatgataagGCAGTAGTTATTAatacaattataaatttttgatatagatctatttttactcaaatttattaacaatattacaccttttaataaataaacaatttctattaatttgataaattagtaaataattaataattagcttaataaaattatatcaaagttaTAGAAGTCATATAACACTTTTATTAGcccatttaaacttataaaagtgatgagtgatattttattattttgtataggcgttttatcgataaataaaataaaattggtttaaaattatttaagttcgaataaaattatgtaaaaatttataatgttcCAGAAACCGTTTTAAgggatataaaatttaaatttaccaTTACAAATCACTTGGGGcacttttaataattagtttcgTTAGTTTACCgataaaacaaatagaatttatttaagtccatatatggtcattaaaatccatataaattttttacatgtatctactgtttatataaatgtctcaaaaaaatttcaaattcaaaagacGTCAtgtagtcttttttttttttttttatatattttaccattttctaacttaccgattattaataaccaagtaaaaattattaagatcCTTAaacattaacaaaatttttccaAACTGTCattatgagtatgtgataaaaatttcaagtccatatttctttattttgtaattatttatattttactattttacaatttactgataaacaatttaacgataactcaaaaatcatgaaaaattccgaactaaatatattctggctaAATCTTGTTAGAGAGATTATAATATggatttattaattatttatgatgaTCAAGAGTTTACCTTAtacatgttttataataagagtatttaacaccttaaaatccattaaaatattaatttaacgaattaatttcaacaaaaatatccaagagattttcttaacatatagctactggaaattactttcaaaaaatgaatttcaaatatttttatagttcatataatcatttccatcgcAATAACTCTCACAAaatagtgttaaacatgcctttaaacatacaacaattcaTAAAATTAACAAGCATGATGCCcacataataatacatgtaataaattattccatactcaaaattatcattttgttatcatttttcaagatttaagaacttctctttgagaattttattttttaaaacaagtttatacacaaactttcccaacttgttcttaaatcctttaaaaatcaccccatgtgataTACCTCGACTACAAGCCTATATAAGTATTtcgtaagctcccacgtaagctcctatGCGTTCTTACAAGTGGTTCCAACTGCAGGTCCTTGCCCTtaaagtctcaactccaactctttaACTAAATATATGACATTCATccaaaagttaataataattttggatttctagtATGCACTTGACGGTCCTTAGTTGGGGTTGTTAAACTAATACTTTTGATGATCTTTAACATTTGAATaaagtatacttattatgttaagcaacatacttaatcaagtcccataattttacttaattccttaaagtaagaaaatttatatgtttcttGAAATacatcttattttttattatggccgatttttatagatttataagtgatgattttcttagttttagaGATAAAAAATacccattttataatgatcataGTTTATACAaggattcatgtaaaaaaaaaatgttttacatgaacaatatttaacaaaaagtagtggaataaagaaataaacataacttactttatacttggtggatttttTCAACTTTGGTGTCTATAGAAAGCTCTTGAagtgaagattatttttatgggagatttgtctttataaacataaattttcagaagttttagatgggtttttgaagaagatttgatgagaaaagaaggtgttttagtagttgaaactttgaaggattctagtgtttgttcttagatgaatttgggagaaatttGTTGGGGATTATGGCTGAATAAAATGGTCAGGAAATAATGTGTTTTTGCTTTTACCATTTGCCttttgcatgcttgtaatgatgcacaagctttgggtagaacaaaagggatTTTGAATAGAACAATTTGCTTGAGTATGTAAGTGTACAAAGACTAAAAAGAGGGGTAGAGGTACACCAACGGGGCTACTGTTTGGGGCTATTTTGAAGGTGATTTTTGTCTCATTTTGATCTAttatggtgtaagaaaggtttatctaagaaaGTTTAAAGTTTAGATAGAAATTATtctacatgtaacaagttatgtaattTGTATTTCATGTTTAAAGTCACTTGTATAcatgtataaaatatttaatttactcccttCATGGTTAAATAATATGCTCgggtaataattataattttctcgaactgttatgggtagttgttcaactttaagttttacctctaAAGTTTACATTACTTATTACGATTCATAAGCACATTACGAATTAaaaagtttctaatcatcgtataaatttttcaaattactaccatcactaattaaattataattagtaacgaacaaatataaaaaaattaggctCTAAAAaggactaatgaaatctcattaataatgtAACTGTTTCAACTTTAAAACAAAATGGAGTTGATGCACGAAATAATTGTATTCTTTTATAAATTATCAGAGCCCTTATCAATGAATTCTAATAAGTGTAAGTCATTTTTGGCCCGAAGCCATTGATACTGCTAAAAATCTCACAAATTGTCTTCGCACAAAGAAATTTAAATGTAGAACTTCTATTGATCCTCTTAGATCGTTTATGTCTATCCCACCAATTCACTCTTTACCAACACTTGTCTTTGGATAAATGATGTATGTCCCTCTACCAAAATAAAATTGGAAAAACTTAGAGCCTACAGTAGTTAGGTGCGTCTTTGTTGGGTATGAGACAAAATCAAAAAGGATATATGTGTTTTGATCTAGTCCATAAAATAATGTATACTACTATGGACCATGATTTCTTTGAAAATTCCTA
This Amaranthus tricolor cultivar Red isolate AtriRed21 chromosome 13, ASM2621246v1, whole genome shotgun sequence DNA region includes the following protein-coding sequences:
- the LOC130798856 gene encoding uncharacterized protein LOC130798856 gives rise to the protein MEAMRSWSSPKNVIEMRSFLGLAGYYRQFVQDFSRIARPMTYLIKKERLTTTPVHMLPNLKLDNSIYSDVRKKGLGCMLMQDHKSDQNIRQHRWLEMMTDYDFEFVYHKARANFVADALSRKSSHTLATLSGVEELNGDFTRLNLEVIQESELQYCVSALAIQLSFLEEIPSLQDKDPKLVKLKEQACVGKAEGFFIHEDGGLRSAFLDGAHRSKFSIHLVGGRMYHDPKLMFKWSGMKKDIAEDNISMDFIVGLPQTMSGNDALWAMVYRFIKYAFFSMNCRWELEQLAYAYIK